A genomic window from Bubalus bubalis isolate 160015118507 breed Murrah chromosome 11, NDDB_SH_1, whole genome shotgun sequence includes:
- the C2CD4A gene encoding C2 calcium-dependent domain-containing protein 4A isoform X3: MTSSSRASSGTGTCCLMWCLERLLLGPERLLRGRIRLYQDGARRATALTPAGCPYVLTPDRIPEFCIPPRLVPCPTLTAVPDSWDEQAGTDDGAGRTDWDPRSQAALSLQHLPRARTAYGFCALLESPHTRRRESLFLGGPGAAALLPAPRPRAHTYGGGGGNDPLRPRARAPIAPPKARSGSLLDALGPGPRCRRFLRASEELLRRVLRAQRNRDLARACSLSSGDGDDEDENEGPSGSGSPPRAPGASLSPTPNPLPERLEAEGTVTLGRGGGALRLAAEYCRASGRLRVRLLHAEGPAGGAAEPGAPVGCRVSFILKPRGAVVRRSRRAVLEQDLCLDGLSEDEVRRLAVRVKAENPGRGLQRGRLLGQGELLLGPLLLL, encoded by the coding sequence ATGACCAGCTCCAGCAGAGCTTCCTCAGGAACCGGCACCTGCTGCCTGATGTGGTGCCTGGAGCGGCTCCTCTTGGGACCCGAGCGCCTCCTGCGGGGCAGAATCCGGCTTTACCAGGATGGAGCCCGCCGAGCCACGGCCCTCACGCCCGCCGGGTGCCCATACGTGCTCACCCCGGACCGCATCCCCGAGTTCTGCATCCCCCCGCGACTCGTGCCCTGCCCGACTCTGACTGCAGTCCCAGACTCCTGGGACGAACAAGCAGGGACCGACGACGGAGCTGGCCGCACGGACTGGGACCCGCGCTCGCAGGCCGCACTCTCGCTGCAGCACCTGCCCCGGGCGCGCACTGCCTACGGCTTCTGTGCGCTGCTCGAGAGCCCGCACACCCGCCGCAGGGAGTCGCTCTTCCTCGGGGGGCCGGGCGCCGCCGCGCTGCTGCCCGCGCCCCGTCCCCGGGCCCACACATACGGGGGCGGCGGCGGAAATGACCCCCTCAGGCCCCGGGCGAGAGCGCCCATTGCGCCCCCCAAGGCCCGCAGTGGCTCCCTCCTGGACGCGCTCGGCCCCGGGCCCCGCTGCCGCCGCTTCCTGCGCGCTTCCGAGGAGCTGCTGCGCCGCGTGCTGCGGGCCCAGAGGAACAGAGACCTGGCCCGCGCCTGCTCTCTTTCCAGCGGGGACGGAGACGACGAGGACGAGAACGAGGGCCCCTCCGGCTCCGGATCCCCACCGCGGGCCCCCGGCGCGTCCCTCTCGCCAACTCCCAACCCTCTTCCCGAGCGCTTGGAGGCCGAGGGCACCGTAACTCTGGGCCGTGGCGGTGGCGCCCTGCGCCTGGCCGCTGAGTACTGTAGGGCCAGCGGGCGCCTCCGTGTCCGGTTGCTCCATGCCGAGGGCCCGGCTGGAGGAGCAGCCGAGCCCGGCGCCCCCGTAGGCTGCAGAGTCAGCTTCATCCTGAAGCCGCGGGGCGCCGTGGTCCGGCGGAGCCGCAGGGCCGTCTTGGAGCAGGATTTGTGCTTGGACGGGCTCTCGGAGGACGAGGTGCGCCGCCTGGCCGTGCGCGTCAAGGCGGAGAACCCGGGCCGCGGGCTGCAGCGGGGCCGCCTGCTGGGCCAGGGCGAACTGCTGCTGGGCCCCCTCCTGCTCCTCTGA
- the C2CD4A gene encoding C2 calcium-dependent domain-containing protein 4A isoform X1: protein MTLDPRMTSSSRASSGTGTCCLMWCLERLLLGPERLLRGRIRLYQDGARRATALTPAGCPYVLTPDRIPEFCIPPRLVPCPTLTAVPDSWDEQAGTDDGAGRTDWDPRSQAALSLQHLPRARTAYGFCALLESPHTRRRESLFLGGPGAAALLPAPRPRAHTYGGGGGNDPLRPRARAPIAPPKARSGSLLDALGPGPRCRRFLRASEELLRRVLRAQRNRDLARACSLSSGDGDDEDENEGPSGSGSPPRAPGASLSPTPNPLPERLEAEGTVTLGRGGGALRLAAEYCRASGRLRVRLLHAEGPAGGAAEPGAPVGCRVSFILKPRGAVVRRSRRAVLEQDLCLDGLSEDEVRRLAVRVKAENPGRGLQRGRLLGQGELLLGPLLLL, encoded by the exons ATGACGCTGGACCCCAG GATGACCAGCTCCAGCAGAGCTTCCTCAGGAACCGGCACCTGCTGCCTGATGTGGTGCCTGGAGCGGCTCCTCTTGGGACCCGAGCGCCTCCTGCGGGGCAGAATCCGGCTTTACCAGGATGGAGCCCGCCGAGCCACGGCCCTCACGCCCGCCGGGTGCCCATACGTGCTCACCCCGGACCGCATCCCCGAGTTCTGCATCCCCCCGCGACTCGTGCCCTGCCCGACTCTGACTGCAGTCCCAGACTCCTGGGACGAACAAGCAGGGACCGACGACGGAGCTGGCCGCACGGACTGGGACCCGCGCTCGCAGGCCGCACTCTCGCTGCAGCACCTGCCCCGGGCGCGCACTGCCTACGGCTTCTGTGCGCTGCTCGAGAGCCCGCACACCCGCCGCAGGGAGTCGCTCTTCCTCGGGGGGCCGGGCGCCGCCGCGCTGCTGCCCGCGCCCCGTCCCCGGGCCCACACATACGGGGGCGGCGGCGGAAATGACCCCCTCAGGCCCCGGGCGAGAGCGCCCATTGCGCCCCCCAAGGCCCGCAGTGGCTCCCTCCTGGACGCGCTCGGCCCCGGGCCCCGCTGCCGCCGCTTCCTGCGCGCTTCCGAGGAGCTGCTGCGCCGCGTGCTGCGGGCCCAGAGGAACAGAGACCTGGCCCGCGCCTGCTCTCTTTCCAGCGGGGACGGAGACGACGAGGACGAGAACGAGGGCCCCTCCGGCTCCGGATCCCCACCGCGGGCCCCCGGCGCGTCCCTCTCGCCAACTCCCAACCCTCTTCCCGAGCGCTTGGAGGCCGAGGGCACCGTAACTCTGGGCCGTGGCGGTGGCGCCCTGCGCCTGGCCGCTGAGTACTGTAGGGCCAGCGGGCGCCTCCGTGTCCGGTTGCTCCATGCCGAGGGCCCGGCTGGAGGAGCAGCCGAGCCCGGCGCCCCCGTAGGCTGCAGAGTCAGCTTCATCCTGAAGCCGCGGGGCGCCGTGGTCCGGCGGAGCCGCAGGGCCGTCTTGGAGCAGGATTTGTGCTTGGACGGGCTCTCGGAGGACGAGGTGCGCCGCCTGGCCGTGCGCGTCAAGGCGGAGAACCCGGGCCGCGGGCTGCAGCGGGGCCGCCTGCTGGGCCAGGGCGAACTGCTGCTGGGCCCCCTCCTGCTCCTCTGA
- the C2CD4A gene encoding C2 calcium-dependent domain-containing protein 4A isoform X2 — MLPRMTSSSRASSGTGTCCLMWCLERLLLGPERLLRGRIRLYQDGARRATALTPAGCPYVLTPDRIPEFCIPPRLVPCPTLTAVPDSWDEQAGTDDGAGRTDWDPRSQAALSLQHLPRARTAYGFCALLESPHTRRRESLFLGGPGAAALLPAPRPRAHTYGGGGGNDPLRPRARAPIAPPKARSGSLLDALGPGPRCRRFLRASEELLRRVLRAQRNRDLARACSLSSGDGDDEDENEGPSGSGSPPRAPGASLSPTPNPLPERLEAEGTVTLGRGGGALRLAAEYCRASGRLRVRLLHAEGPAGGAAEPGAPVGCRVSFILKPRGAVVRRSRRAVLEQDLCLDGLSEDEVRRLAVRVKAENPGRGLQRGRLLGQGELLLGPLLLL, encoded by the coding sequence GATGACCAGCTCCAGCAGAGCTTCCTCAGGAACCGGCACCTGCTGCCTGATGTGGTGCCTGGAGCGGCTCCTCTTGGGACCCGAGCGCCTCCTGCGGGGCAGAATCCGGCTTTACCAGGATGGAGCCCGCCGAGCCACGGCCCTCACGCCCGCCGGGTGCCCATACGTGCTCACCCCGGACCGCATCCCCGAGTTCTGCATCCCCCCGCGACTCGTGCCCTGCCCGACTCTGACTGCAGTCCCAGACTCCTGGGACGAACAAGCAGGGACCGACGACGGAGCTGGCCGCACGGACTGGGACCCGCGCTCGCAGGCCGCACTCTCGCTGCAGCACCTGCCCCGGGCGCGCACTGCCTACGGCTTCTGTGCGCTGCTCGAGAGCCCGCACACCCGCCGCAGGGAGTCGCTCTTCCTCGGGGGGCCGGGCGCCGCCGCGCTGCTGCCCGCGCCCCGTCCCCGGGCCCACACATACGGGGGCGGCGGCGGAAATGACCCCCTCAGGCCCCGGGCGAGAGCGCCCATTGCGCCCCCCAAGGCCCGCAGTGGCTCCCTCCTGGACGCGCTCGGCCCCGGGCCCCGCTGCCGCCGCTTCCTGCGCGCTTCCGAGGAGCTGCTGCGCCGCGTGCTGCGGGCCCAGAGGAACAGAGACCTGGCCCGCGCCTGCTCTCTTTCCAGCGGGGACGGAGACGACGAGGACGAGAACGAGGGCCCCTCCGGCTCCGGATCCCCACCGCGGGCCCCCGGCGCGTCCCTCTCGCCAACTCCCAACCCTCTTCCCGAGCGCTTGGAGGCCGAGGGCACCGTAACTCTGGGCCGTGGCGGTGGCGCCCTGCGCCTGGCCGCTGAGTACTGTAGGGCCAGCGGGCGCCTCCGTGTCCGGTTGCTCCATGCCGAGGGCCCGGCTGGAGGAGCAGCCGAGCCCGGCGCCCCCGTAGGCTGCAGAGTCAGCTTCATCCTGAAGCCGCGGGGCGCCGTGGTCCGGCGGAGCCGCAGGGCCGTCTTGGAGCAGGATTTGTGCTTGGACGGGCTCTCGGAGGACGAGGTGCGCCGCCTGGCCGTGCGCGTCAAGGCGGAGAACCCGGGCCGCGGGCTGCAGCGGGGCCGCCTGCTGGGCCAGGGCGAACTGCTGCTGGGCCCCCTCCTGCTCCTCTGA